One window of Mauremys reevesii isolate NIE-2019 linkage group 4, ASM1616193v1, whole genome shotgun sequence genomic DNA carries:
- the LOC120404797 gene encoding zinc finger protein 418-like: MGKRKNTCTDGGKNVSDYSPLLKHQRIHTGERSYECSECGKTFNGRSNLVSHQRIHTGERPYACSECGKKFTHRSGLFQHQRIHTGERPYECSECGKTFSQCTNFVSHQRTHTRERPYECSECGKTFSQHTNLVIHQRTHSGERPYACSECGKKFTHRSGLSQHQRIHTGERPYACSECGKTFSQHTNLVSHKRTHTRERPYACSECGKTFNRRSNLVSHQRTHTGERPYQCSECGKTFNVRSNLVSHQRIHTGERPYECSECGKYFTSSSSLSEHQRIHREERPYECSECGKNFTYRSGLAQHQRTHTGERPYECSECGESFTNRAAHLNHQRIHTEERPYECTECGKTSSCHSAHVRHQRICKGDQHHKSL, encoded by the coding sequence atgggaaagagaaaaaatacatgcactgatgGTGGGAAAAATGTAAGTGACTACTCACCCCTTTtaaagcatcagagaatccacacaggggaaaggtcctatgaatgcagtgagtgtgggaaaaccttcaatggACGCTCAAACcttgttagtcatcagagaatccacacaggggaaaggccctatgcatgcagtgagtgtggaaaaaagttcactcacagatcaggcctttttcaacatcagagaatccacacaggggagaggccctatgaatgcagtgagtgtgggaaaactttcagtCAATGCACAAACtttgttagtcatcagagaacgCACAcaagggagaggccctatgaatgcagtgagtgtgggaaaaccttcagtcaacACACAAACCTTGTTATTCATCAGAGAACCCActcaggggagaggccctatgcatgcagtgagtgtgggaaaaagttcactcacagatcaggcctttctcaacatcagagaatccacacaggggagaggccctatgcatgcagtgagtgtgggaaaaccttcagccAACACACAAACCTTGTTAGTCATAAGAGAACCCACACAAGGGAGAGGCCCtatgcatgcagtgagtgtgggaaaaccttcaatcgacGCTCAAACcttgttagtcatcagagaacccatacaggggagaggccctatcaatgcagtgagtgcgggaaaaccttcaatgtACGCTCAAACcttgttagtcatcagagaatccacacaggggagaggccctatgaatgcagtgaatgtggaaaatacttcactagcagctcatccctttctgaacatcagagaatccacagagaggagaggccctatgaatgcagtgagtgtgggaaaaacttcacttaCAGATCAGGCCTTGCTcaacatcagagaacccacacaggagagaggccctatgaatgcagtgagtgtggggaaagcttcactAACAGAGCAGCTCAtcttaatcatcagagaatccacacagaggagaggccctatgaatgcactgagtgtgggaaaacctcctcttgccactcAGCCCAtgttaggcatcagagaatctgcaagggagatcaacaccATAAAAGCCTCTAG